GAGCAGTCATATGCGTACCACCCAGTGGGCCTGCGAAGCAGGCCAAGGTTGGGCGCGGTTGTAACACCATGGCACCGGCAAGTTGCCCAGCCAGTAAAAGCATGAACGAAGCGTTGCATTTAGTCGAAGAGACCAAAGCCCATCTAGAGCGTGTTAGCACATGTCGCCATAGGGAGAGAATACGTACGTCCTCGTCAGActcctccttctcctccttcttctcctccttcttctcctcgGCGGGGGCAGCAGCATCACCACCGGAAGCAGCGGCGGGGGCGGCAACAGCGGGGCCCGAGCCGGCACCGACGTTGGTCAGCATGTCCTTGACATCCTTGCCCTCGAGAGCCTTGGCGAGGAGCTGAGCCCAGATCGGCTCAACGGGGGTGCCAGCGGCGTTGGTGAGCTCAACGATCTTGTCGCTCTGCAGAGTGTTAGTATTTGTGTTCCAAATAGCAAAGACGTGCACAAAAAAGAATGCATCAGGTCGATGTCATTctccttctcgagcgcgtcttTGCACTCCAATACGTACGGTGATCTCAACACCCTCATCGGCGAGGATCAGGGCGGCGTAAGTAGCAGCAAGGTCGCTGTTCAGTGTTAGTGCACTGCTCTTTGCGCCATCACAATACGTACGTAGAGGCCATTGTGATTTAGTCTTGCGTGAGCGAGAAAGAAGCGCCAGGGGCGAAGGTCGTACTGaccacgtcgagcacgtgATTCCATCTATATAGATTCACGTGCCATTGCGCTAGAATGTGCGCACACCACACTCGGGTGCAGCCGCTCCACATGTGGAGGGCGCACGGCCTGTTGCCACCGACGCTTGGCACGGTGCTTCTTCTCCAGCACTCGGTGGCGAAACGATATGAGCGAGGCGAAAGAGGTGAAGACGTCGCCTACATTAGTGTCTGAAAAGAACCCCAAGGGAATCCGGCCGTATGTACCTATATCCCTGGCTTGCTAACGCCAGATGCTGCGCATGCCCAGAGACCAAGGGTGCGCGTGACGACTGCTTCCTGAAGTTTGGCCACAGCGTGGAAGAGCACGGTGAGTCGGCCCGTAAAtgcgaggagctcgtccgCAAGCACCGTGAGTGCATGGCTGGCCTTGGCTTCAAGGTCTAGAAGCAAGATGGCTTCTCTATGCCTGGATTTGGGAGCAACTCGCTCCTCCTTCCGTAAAATTTTTTTTCTAGATACACCATACCCACTACCGCCCTTATGCTACATCTCCAAGAACGTAGCGTCTGTGCTGCCTTCCCCGCACCGCGAGCGCTCTCCACGCGCTTgtagcgcgtcgcgctggaaTTAATTCCCCATGCCTCTAATTTGGGACGCACGTGGCAGGCCACACGTGTGGACTAGAGCGGCTTGGTGCATGCACCGGAGTCGCTGCCCGCATTAGCCCACAGCGGTTTCTATTGACCGGCTTGCGGGATCCGATCGACTGTGCCTGCAACCATGTCTACCGCCCAGACTTCTTCCTCGTCGGACGGCGGCTACCTGTCCCGTCTGTATGAGCGTGCATCGCACCTAATCCACAATGCTGGCCCCCAGTccgaggagcagcagcccctgctgcacggccagcgcagctcgaccgaGTACGGCAGCGTGCCCGAGAACCAGATCCCTGTCCCCAAGCCCCGCAAGGTGCAGAGCCCTGTGAAGGTCGAGGCGAAGGTGTGGTTTGCCAACGAGGTACGTACTCACTTGCATCTCGGGACGCGACTAACACGATCTAGCGTACCTGGATTTCGTGGCTCCGTGCTTCGATCCTCATGGGCACTCTTTCGCTCGCCCTGTTCAATTCTGCCTCATACTTTGACCCTGAGCCCGTTCCCCCGCCTTTCGAGCCGGGCCCTGGTATGGGCGGCAACTCTCGCGCGGCCAAGACCGTGCGCACCTTTGGTATCATCTACGCGCTTATTTCGGTGCTTGTTCTTCTCTGGGGTCTATACAACTACCAGCGCCGTGTTACGCTCATCAAGAGCAGGTGGGCTGGCAGCTTTGGTGCGTATCTGCAAACTGACCTTAGACGACCTCATCGGCCCCCCTCTGGTGTGCGGTGTGACTTTTATTGCTATCCTCGCCAACTTTATCGTGACGGGTAGGTACAGCGTGTATGGGTATGCTAACCATCAGTGAAGCAGCACTACTAAGAGCATCGCCGACACACTGCGCGCCATGGGTGTCTTTTATTTTTTGGAAAGATATCTAGATGTATGACAATAACTGAAATGCCATTCGTATATGATATGGCTTTTATCCCTAGATATTGTGCGCTGCGTCCGAACCGCGTACGACACGACGGCGCGATCGCGGGCGACCACGCCATCAGCGGCCACCGCGGGCGCTACGCCATCATGCTTATATAAGCTTCGAGGCTAAAGTCCGAGAGGTTTGGTCCGTGCTCGCGTGTCATACGACAAAAGTCCGCCTCAGCCGAGCACCTTTTTCCTGAAGACACACCATGAGCGCACCCAAGGTTGAATTTGGTACCATATTCACCGGTAGCCCCAGCGGCAAGATTGTCGCTGCCAAGGGCGCGAGCCGCGAGCTCCGTCCGGACCAGGTCGTTATCGACATTGCCTACTCGGGCCTGTGCGGCTCGGACTTGCACTTCCGCAAGGCCAAAATTGCCCTTGGCCACGAAGGCGTTGGTGTTATCTCGCAGGTCGGCAGCGATGTCAAGGTGCTCAAGGccggcgaccgcgtcggCTGGGGCCTGAACCACAACTCGTGCGGCTACTGCAACCAATGCTGGTCCGGTGATGACATCCTGTGCCCTGAGCGCCAGATGTACTCCAGCGCAGACCTCGACTTTGGCAGCTTTGGCGACCGCGCGGTGCTCAATGCGCTGTTTGTTCACAAGATCCCCGACAACATACCCCTTCGCCTCGCTGGCCCCCTGCAGTGTGGTGGTGCGACCGTGTTCGGTGCGATTGTGAACTCGGCCGTCCGACCCCGCGATCGTGTGGGTGTGCTGGGTCTCGGTGGCCTTGGCCACCTTGCTGTGCAGTACCTTGCCAAGATGGGTTGCGATGTGGTCGTGTTCAGCGGCACCGACAACAAGAAGCAGCAGGCctttgagctcggcgctaCCGACTTTGTTGCCACCAAAGGAAACCCTAAGTTTGAGGGTGTGAAGCCGATCGACCACCTCCTTGTCTCTACGAACCAGCAGCCCGACTGGAATACCTACTTTTCGATCCTCGCTCCCAACGGCTCGATTGTTCCGCTGTCCGTGTCGTTCGAGGAGATGAAGCACCCCTATGCGGACATTCTCATGAAGCAGCTCAAGATCACCGGTAGCCTCGTGGCCAACCGCCAGGTGCAccgcgagatgctcgagttCACCGCGCGTCACGGCATCAAGCCGATGGTTGAGGAGCTCCCGATGACCGAGGAAGGCCTCAACACTGCCTTTGACCGCCTTGAGAAGGGTGATGTGCGCTACCGCTTCGTCCTCAAGTCGCAGACGACCAACGCCGAGTAACTAGTTCGTAGCATGACAGGCCCCAGCCTTGACATCTCCACATCAAttgcgccatgcgcgcaTTCTGCTAGACGTGAGCGGTTCTTCTAGAAACGTTTAGTCATGCTACGTCATATCTTTGGTCTGTGCCCGGTGGCACACGACTGATAGCGTCCTTTCAGAACATCATGAGTACGCAAGTGGAACTCGGAACGGTTTTCAAGGGTAGCAAGAGCGGCAAGATTGTCCAAGCCAAGGGCGCtacgcgcgagctgcaccccCAGCAGGTGGTGATCGATATCGCCTACTCGGGCCTGTGTGGCACTGACCTGCACTTCCGCAAGGCCGATATGGTGCTGGGCCACGAAGGCGTCGGTGTCATCTCGCAGGTCGGCAGCGATGTCAAGGTGCtcaaggtcggcgaccgtgtcggCTGGGGCTACAACCACGACGCCTGCGGCTACTGCAATCAGTGCTGGTCCGGTGATGACATCCTGTGCCCTGAGCGCCAGATGTACGGCAGCGCAGACCTCGACTTTGGTAGTTTCGGCGACCGTGCAGTGCTCAATGCGATGTACGTGCACAAGATTCCCGACAACATACCCCTTCGCCTCGCTGGCCCTCTGCAGTGTGGTGGTGCGACCGTGTACGCTGCGATTGTGAACTCGGCCATCCGCCCTCGTGACCGTGTGGGTGTGCTGGGTCTCGGTGGCCTTGGCCACCTTGCTGTGCAGTACCTTGCCAAGATGGGTTGCGATGTGGTCGTGTTCAGCGGCACCGACAACAAGAAGCAGCAGGCctttgagctcggcgctaCCGACTTTGTTGCCACCAAAGGAAACCCTAAGTTTGAGGGTGTGAAGCCGATCGACCACCTCCTTGTCTCTACGAACCAGCAGCCCGACTGGAATACCTACTTTTCGATCCTCGCTCCCAACGGCTCGATTGTTCCGCTGTCCGTGTCGTTCGAGGAGATGAAGCACCCCTATGCGGACATTCTCATGAAGCAGCTCAAGATCACCGGTAGCCTCGTGGCCAACCGCCAGGTGCAccgcgagatgctcgagttCACCGCGCGTCACGGCATCAAGCCGATGGTTGAGGAGCTCCCGATGACCGAGGAAGGCCTCAACACTGCCTTTGACCGCCTTGAGAAGGGTGATGTGCGCTACCGCTTCGTCCTCAAGTCGCAGACGACCAACGCCGAGTAACTAGTTCGTAGCATGACAGGCCCCAGCCTTGACATCTCCACATCAAttgcgccatgcgcgcaTTCTGCTAGACGTGAGCGGTTCTTCTAGAAACGTTTAGTCATGCTACGTCATATCTTTGGTCTGTGCCCGGTGGCACACGACTGATAGCGTCCTTTCAGAACATCATGAGTACGCAAGTGGAACTCGGAACGGTTTTCAAGGGTAGCAAGAGCGGCAAGATTGTCCAAGCCAAGGGCGCtacgcgcgagctgcaccccAGCAGGTGGTGATCGATATCGCCTACTCGGGCCTGTGTGGCACTGACCTGCACTTCCGCAAGGCCGATATGGTGCTGGGCCACGAAGGCGTCGGTGTCATCTCGCAGGTCGGCAGCGATGTCAAGGTGCtcaaggtcggcgaccgtgtcggCTGGGGCTACAACCACGACGCCTGCGGCTACTGCAATCAGTGCTGGTCCGGTGATGACATCCTGTGCCCTGAGCGCCAGATGTACGGCAGCGCAGACCTCGACTTTGGTAGTTTCGGCGACCGTGCAGTGCTCAATGCGATGTACGTGCACAAGATTCCCGACAACATACCCCTTCGCCTCGCTGGCCCTCTGCAGTGTGGTGGTGCGACCGTGTACGCTGCGATT
This region of Malassezia japonica chromosome 8, complete sequence genomic DNA includes:
- a CDS encoding alcohol dehydrogenase (NADP(+)) (COG:Q; EggNog:ENOG503NUUT), giving the protein MSAPKVEFGTIFTGSPSGKIVAAKGASRELRPDQVVIDIAYSGLCGSDLHFRKAKIALGHEGVGVISQVGSDVKVLKAGDRVGWGLNHNSCGYCNQCWSGDDILCPERQMYSSADLDFGSFGDRAVLNALFVHKIPDNIPLRLAGPLQCGGATVFGAIVNSAVRPRDRVGVLGLGGLGHLAVQYLAKMGCDVVVFSGTDNKKQQAFELGATDFVATKGNPKFEGVKPIDHLLVSTNQQPDWNTYFSILAPNGSIVPLSVSFEEMKHPYADILMKQLKITGSLVANRQVHREMLEFTARHGIKPMVEELPMTEEGLNTAFDRLEKGDVRYRFVLKSQTTNAE
- a CDS encoding uncharacterized protein (EggNog:ENOG503P6WP; TransMembrane:3 (i86-107o132-152i172-192o); COG:O; COG:U); this encodes MSTAQTSSSSDGGYLSRLYERASHLIHNAGPQSEEQQPLLHGQRSSTEYGSVPENQIPVPKPRKVQSPVKVEAKVWFANERTWISWLRASILMGTLSLALFNSASYFDPEPVPPPFEPGPGMGGNSRAAKTVRTFGIIYALISVLVLLWGLYNYQRRVTLIKSRWAGSFDDLIGPPLVCGVTFIAILANFIVTDI
- a CDS encoding alcohol dehydrogenase (NADP(+)) (COG:Q; EggNog:ENOG503NUUT) is translated as MSTQVELGTVFKGSKSGKIVQAKGATRELHPQQVVIDIAYSGLCGTDLHFRKADMVLGHEGVGVISQVGSDVKVLKVGDRVGWGYNHDACGYCNQCWSGDDILCPERQMYGSADLDFGSFGDRAVLNAMYVHKIPDNIPLRLAGPLQCGGATVYAAIVNSAIRPRDRVGVLGLGGLGHLAVQYLAKMGCDVVVFSGTDNKKQQAFELGATDFVATKGNPKFEGVKPIDHLLVSTNQQPDWNTYFSILAPNGSIVPLSVSFEEMKHPYADILMKQLKITGSLVANRQVHREMLEFTARHGIKPMVEELPMTEEGLNTAFDRLEKGDVRYRFVLKSQTTNAE
- a CDS encoding uncharacterized protein (COG:O; EggNog:ENOG503P8JX) gives rise to the protein MSEAKEVKTSPTLVSEKNPKGIRPYTKGARDDCFLKFGHSVEEHGESARKCEELVRKHRECMAGLGFKV
- a CDS encoding uncharacterized protein (EggNog:ENOG503P5HS; COG:J), whose product is MASTDLAATYAALILADEGVEITSDKIVELTNAAGTPVEPIWAQLLAKALEGKDVKDMLTNVGAGSGPAVAAPAAASGGDAAAPAEEKKEEKKEEKEESDEDMGFGLFD